In the genome of Montipora foliosa isolate CH-2021 chromosome 3, ASM3666993v2, whole genome shotgun sequence, one region contains:
- the LOC137996887 gene encoding extracellular calcium-sensing receptor-like: MMLIFRGLDKFYSGLWLPMILSLVWQEVALTSDTVPGLRISKSGEVVIGGLFPVHVRGGFRSKYMSLAEAMIFAIEQINNDTTLLPNVTLGYDISDTNLTNRHAMNSTLDYVNVHKFTFSSPQLNETCSILPSGQLAPVVAVVGTGTSRSSILVSNLLEVEDIPLISYAATSDELSSSAYPSFFRTVPPDRFQSKVMSDIARYFNWTYVAAIAADDAYGRSGIEFFRKHSKLERICIAYDNFFPMNDEKTAKIRKIIKELKLLENVGVIVLYCDRTSALSVLREALRQGLKGKIWIASEAWGNNEAVIHEKELQPVLKGMLGVVFTELTVPSYKQYLLSRTSLYRSNPWWKVFWENQYDCSFNVTHTGGKKRCSDSLRVTEDIFDKSLYDSKTTYVINAVYAIAHALDAIFKCKSPPMSHCPRTRPYVDPKDVLEYLKKVNFTTETSNVFFDENGDSLATYSIINYRVDKDTGGRVETVGNWEAQRLNFNSSAIVWNDGVTSRIPRSVCSETCKPGYRQTEEINCCWQCIKCSQDTVSSVYGAMNCTECPVDHISNEERTKCLPVPLERIHWDDPVGIIITFIACLGVLVTVLVGGVFIWKNNTPIVKASNRELSYLFLFSIAMTYLWALINLAEPNAIICPVSEAWFYIFYTIAVVVLGVKTKRIVHLFEHRVPRSALTKAGLIEKHKHILIIVGIVGLDVFVLIIWFLLDPPHPEIDKSVRTSYYLGCKITSTLAGSFCRYLLVAILVTMSFVCVYFAFKSRKLPHNFNEGKFIAFALYVLVISWLTFYPVALTIRGKYTVVVSGSSSIISATGLLVCIFVPKMYIILLHPEKNTMSYMKSQISNHTFRRSTVDGESRQKSHPPESSYSQQGSGTSATTVSTPRYQESPKLPHTGEIQGSNKVITYL; this comes from the coding sequence ATGATGTTGATATTTCGTGGTTTGGATAAATTCTACTCCGGACTTTGGCTGCCTATGATTTTGAGCCTTGTTTGGCAAGAGGTAGCCTTAACAAGCGACACTGTCCCAGGACTGAGAATTAGCAAGTCAGGAGAAGTTGTCATCGGCGGACTGTTTCCCGTTCACGTACGTGGAGGATTTAGGTCGAAATATATGTCTTTGGccgaagctatgatctttgcaatTGAACAAATCAACAACGACACAACCCTTTTGCCTAACGTTACGCTCGGATATGATATCTCGGATACAAACCTCACAAATCGTCACGCTATGAACTCCACTTTGGATTACGTAAATGTTCACAAATTTACATTCAGCAGTCCACAACTAAACGAGACGTGCAGCATTTTGCCTTCGGGTCAGCTGGCCCCGGTCGTCGCGGTTGTAGGAACTGGAACGTCGAGATCATCGATTCTGGTGTCCAATTTGTTAGAAGTTGAGGATATACCACTTATCAGCTATGCCGCTACAAGCGACGAACTCAGTAGCAGTGCATATCCATCGTTTTTTCGCACCGTGCCCCCGGATCGCTTTCAATCCAAAGTGATGTCGGATATTGCCCGATATTTTAATTGGACTTACGTGGCTGCCATCGCCGCTGACGATGCCTACGGTAGATCGGGGATAGAATTCTTCCGCAAACATTCCAAACTCGAAAGAATCTGCATCGCTTACGACAATTTCTTCCCCATGAATGACGAGAAAACGGCCAAAATTCGAAAGATTATCAAGGAGCTTAAACTATTGGAAAATGTGGGCGTGATTGTCTTGTATTGTGATCGCACCTCAGCCCTCAGTGTGCTAAGAGAAGCTTTAAGACAGGGCCTGAAAGGAAAAATATGGATTGCTAGTGAAGCCTGGGGAAATAACGAGGCTGTTATCCACGAGAAAGAGCTTCAGCCAGTCCTCAAGGGAATGTTGGGGGTTGTTTTTACTGAACTTACAGTCCCTTCATATAAACAATATCTGTTGTCACGCACATCCCTCTACAGGTCTAACCCCTGGTGGAAGGTATTTTGGGAAAACCAATATGATTGCAGTTTCAATGTTACGCACACCGGTGGAAAGAAGCGTTGCTCCGACAGCCTGAGAGTCACGGAGGACATTTTTGATAAGAGCCTGTATGACAGTAAAACTACCTATGTTATCAACGCTGTGTACGCAATCGCACATGCGTTAGACGCCATTTTCAAGTGTAAATCCCCTCCAATGAGCCATTGCCCGCGAACGAGACCTTACGTTGACCCTAAAGATGTTTTGGAATATTTGAAGAAAGTCAACTTCACGACTGAAACGTCAAACGTCTTTTTTGATGAAAACGGCGACTCCCTAGCTACTTATAGTATCATAAACTACCGAGTGGATAAAGACACCGGAGGCCGCGTAGAGACGGTAGGGAATTGGGAAGCACAGAGGCTCAACTTCAACTCAAGTGCCATTGTTTGGAACGACGGAGTAACGAGTAGAATCCCGCGATCGGTTTGCAGTGAGACGTGTAAGCCGGGATACCGACAGACGGAAGAGATAAACTGTTGTTGGCAATGCATCAAATGTTCTCAGGACACAGTTTCGAGCGTCTATGGGGCCATGAATTGCACTGAATGTCCCGTGGATCACATCTCAAACGAGGAACGCACAAAATGCCTCCCAGTACCTCTGGAGCGCATTCACTGGGACGACCCCGTGGGGATAATTATTACCTTCATTGCCTGCTTGGGTGTGCTCGTTACAGTACTTGTCGGTGGTGTGTTCATATGGAAAAACAACACACCGATTGTGAAAGCCTCCAATCGAGAACTCAGTTACCTCTTTCTCTTTAGCATTGCCATGACCTATCTGTGGGCGCTGATAAACTTGGCAGAACCCAACGCTATCATCTGTCCAGTATCAGAAGCGTGGTTTTACATCTTTTATACCATTGCTGTCGTTGTCCTTGGGGTCAAGACAAAGCGTATTGTGCATCTGTTTGAGCATCGCGTTCCGCGATCTGCACTCACCAAAGCCGGTTTAATCGAGAAGCACAAACATATTCTTATCATTGTCGGTATTGTGGGCTTGGATGTTTTTGTTCTCATTATCTGGTTTCTTTTAGATCCTCCGCACCCAGAAATAGACAAATCCGTGAGAACATCTTACTATCTCGGATGTAAGATCACGTCTACGCTTGCGGGAAGCTTCTGCCGTTATCTGCTTGTTGCAATTTTGGTCACCATGTCGTTCGTCTGCGTTTACTTTGCGTTCAAATCCAGGAAACTTCCACACAATTTCAACGAAGGCAAATTCATTGCGTTTGCGCTCTATGTGCTGGTCATATCGTGGCTGACATTCTATCCAGTTGCTTTGACGATTCGcgggaaatacactgttgtagTGTCTGGCTCGTCTTCAATCATTTCAGCAACTGGTCTGCTTGTGTGCATCTTTGTGCCTAAGATGTACATTATCCTCTTGCATCCTGAGAAAAATACGATGTCTTACATGAAGAGCCAAATTTCTAACCACACCTTCCGTCGGAGCACTGTCGACGGAGAATCCCGACAAAAGTCACATCCTCCGGAAAGCAGCTATTCCCAACAAGGATCAGGGACATCCGCAACCACAGTGAGTACTCCGAGGTACCAAGAATCCCCAAAACTCCCACACACTGGTGAAATTCAAGGCAGTAATAAGGTTATAACCTATTTATAA